CCCGGTACGCCCGCGAGCGGCTCGGTGCCGACCGGGTCGTCCTGGTCGCGAGCTCGCTCGGCAGCGTCTTCGGGCTGCGCCTGGCCCGCAGCCACCCCGAGCTGTACTCCGCCTACGTCGGCACCGACCAGAACATCCTGGACGCCGGCCGCGACACCTCCGTACACGAGGCGCTCCTGGCCCGGCTGCGCGCCGCCGGCAGGCACGAGGACGCCGCCGCGGTGGCGGGGATGAGCGGCGACCCGCACCGCCTGACCGCCGAGCAGCGGGCCACGTACGACAGGCTGACCGTGGCCTCCGATCCCCTGACGCTCGACACCCTCAAGAAGGTCGTGCTGGGGTCGCTGTGGTTCTCGCCGCTGCACTCGCTGCGCGAGCTGGGGCAGTACTTCGCGGGCATGAAGTTCTCCGCGCAGCTCACCCCCGCCCTGGCCGCGTTCGACGACCGGGCCGACGGCACCCGCTTCGAGCTGCCGTTCTTCGTCTTCCAGGGCGACCGGGACGTCATCACCCCGGCCGGCCGCGCCAGGGCGTTCTTCGACGAGGTCGAGGCCCCGGCCAAGGAGTTCGCGCTGATCGAGGACGCGAGCCACTTCGCCTCGTTCCGCCACCCGGACCGGTTCCTGCACCTGATGCTGACCCGGGTCCGCCCGGTGCTGACCGAGGCCGTGCGGGCCTGAGCCGCCACCCCGTCGACCGGAGCCCGGCCGCCACCCGCCTCCACGGCCTACCAGGGCAGCGGAAGGCCGTCGCGGAAGAAGCCGCCGGTGGGCCCGGAGTCCGGGAGGGTGGCGGCCCAGACGATCCCCGCCGCCCCTTCCCGTACGGGACGGCCGCCCGGGCCGCCCATGTCGGTCGCGACCCAGCCGGGGCAGACGGAGTTCACCAGGATCCCGTCGCCGCGCAGCTCGGCCGAGAGCATGCGGGTGAGGGCGTTCAGGGCGGCCTTGGAGGCGGTGTAGGCAGGGGTTCCGCCGCCCATGCTCGTCAAGGACGCGGCTTCGCTGCTGACATTGACGATCCGCCCGTGCCGGCCGGCCCGCAGCAGCGGGAGGAAGGCCTGCGCGGTGCGCCAGGGGCCGTAAAGGTTGGTGTCGGCGGCCTCGGCGACCACGTCGAGGTCGGCCGTCGTGGCGCGCTGCCAGGTGCCGTACGCGATGGCCGCATTGTTGACCAGGACGTCGAGCCGCCCGAAGCGATCGCGCGTCTCGCGCGCGGCCTGCTCGGCGCTCGCCCGGTCCCGTACGTCGAGGGCCACCGGGTGGACGTCACCTCCCCCGGCGCGGAGCTCCGCCGCGGCCTCCTCGGCAGCGGGCAGGGAACGAGCGGTCAGCAGGACGGTGTGCCCGAGCGCGCCGAGCTGTCGGCACACTTCCCGTCCGATGCCCCTGCTGCCGCCGGTGACCAGGGAGACGGTCCGCTCGCCACCCGTCATGGCGCTCCTGCCTCTGTTCAGCCGTGCCTGTCTCTGTCCAGGGGGTCACAGTCCGAGGGAGATGGCCAGTCGGGTCAGTTCGGCGGTGCTGTTGATGCCCAGCTTGGCGCGGATGCGGCGGAGGTAGGCGTCGACGGTGTGCTTGGAGAGTCCCATGTGGCGGGCCGTCTGCAGGTAGGTGCGGCCGGCGGCGATGTGTCCCAGTGCCTCCTGCTCGCGCGGGGCGAGGGCGAGGGCGGCGGTCTCGGTCTCGGTCTGCGGGGTGGTGAGGGTGAGGCTCATGGGATTTCCCTCCGACGGATCGGATCGGTCATCTCTGCTCGCGCCCTCGGAAGCAGGTGGACATGTAGCTGAATGTCCGGTTTGTCCTGCTTAAAATCCTGCGCTCGCACCTTCACGACGGTGTCCGCCGACTGTCACAGGCGTGTGACGGGACCCGCCTGCA
The window above is part of the Streptomyces sp. NBC_01296 genome. Proteins encoded here:
- a CDS encoding response regulator transcription factor; the encoded protein is MSLTLTTPQTETETAALALAPREQEALGHIAAGRTYLQTARHMGLSKHTVDAYLRRIRAKLGINSTAELTRLAISLGL
- a CDS encoding alpha/beta fold hydrolase — encoded protein: MLVTVLATSAALLAAPVTGLLGHRALRRAGNARLLRIEGPRGIDEQRFVRIGGIEQWISIRGEDTANPVVVEIHGGPGASHSIFATRTRSWEKHFTVVRWDMRGAGKTFGRSGPEGQGEMSFARLYEDALEVTRYARERLGADRVVLVASSLGSVFGLRLARSHPELYSAYVGTDQNILDAGRDTSVHEALLARLRAAGRHEDAAAVAGMSGDPHRLTAEQRATYDRLTVASDPLTLDTLKKVVLGSLWFSPLHSLRELGQYFAGMKFSAQLTPALAAFDDRADGTRFELPFFVFQGDRDVITPAGRARAFFDEVEAPAKEFALIEDASHFASFRHPDRFLHLMLTRVRPVLTEAVRA
- a CDS encoding SDR family NAD(P)-dependent oxidoreductase, with product MTGGERTVSLVTGGSRGIGREVCRQLGALGHTVLLTARSLPAAEEAAAELRAGGGDVHPVALDVRDRASAEQAARETRDRFGRLDVLVNNAAIAYGTWQRATTADLDVVAEAADTNLYGPWRTAQAFLPLLRAGRHGRIVNVSSEAASLTSMGGGTPAYTASKAALNALTRMLSAELRGDGILVNSVCPGWVATDMGGPGGRPVREGAAGIVWAATLPDSGPTGGFFRDGLPLPW